In one window of Cydia pomonella isolate Wapato2018A chromosome 16, ilCydPomo1, whole genome shotgun sequence DNA:
- the LOC133526481 gene encoding uncharacterized protein LOC133526481: protein MATTFIGNLSHFDHNTQEWEIFSSRLKQFIVLNQIKDEMRQAVLLTHLHDDTYRLLKNLLYPSKVEEVGYDELLRVLDGHFTPKRCTFADKTKFYEAMRDVGESVEKWAARIRGLAVHCEFGNSLDMLLRDKFVLGLRAGKERERLFEQDATTLTLAKAMELAQQTECAQKARADAVAVAVKQEPVYRAGAQPSAGRRDPEARTCSVCGMRSHDESRCRYKSYRCQLCGEKGHLKKVCTSKKQSKSRVNNVEATEFSVEGGDCDNCKECKLLSLRSYN from the exons atggCTACTACTTTTATCGGAAATTTAAGTCATTTTGACCATAACACCCAAGAATGGGAAATTTTCAGTAGTCGTTTGAAGCAGTTCATTGTTTTAAACCAAATTAAAGATGAGATGAGACAGGCAGTGCTACTGACACATCTGCATGACGATACATACCGGCTGTTGAAGAACCTTCTGTACCCGAGTAAGGTAGAAGAGGTCGGGTACGACGAGTTGTTGAGGGTGCTCGACGGTCATTTTACTCCGAAGAGGTGTACCTTCGCTGATAAGACCAAATTCTACGAGGCTATGCGTGACGTGGGGGAGAGTGTCGAGAAGTGGGCGGCTAGAATCAGAGGACTCGCCGTACACTGCGAGTTTGGAAACTCGCTGGACATGCTGCTGCGGGACAAGTTCGTGCTGGGGCTACGCGCCGGCAAGGAGCGCGAGCGACTCTTCGAGCAGGACGCCACCACGCTCACGCTGGCGAAGGCGATGGAGCTGGCACAGCAGACGGAGTGCGCGCAGAAGGCACGCGCCGATGCAGTGGCCGTGGCCGTGAAGCAGGAGCCGGTGTACCGGGCGGGCGCGCAGCCGTCCGCCGGCCGCCGGGACCCCGAGGCGAGGACCTGCTCGGTGTGCGGTATGAGGAGCCACGACGAGAGTAGGTGCCGATATAAGTCCTACCGGTGCCAGCTGTGTGGTGAAAAGGGACACCTCAAGAAAGTGTGTACTTCCAAGAAGCAGTCCAAGAGTCGTGTGAACAATGTTGAAGCGACAGAGTTCTCGGTAGAAGGTGGGGACTGCGATAATTGCAAGGAGTGTAAACTTCTAAGTTTAAG GTCTTACAATTAA